A region of the Argonema galeatum A003/A1 genome:
AAGGTTTTAACCAATAAATTATATGCCCGAATGCTTCGCCCCTACTGCCCTAATCGACGAGAGCGGTTGCTATACATAAGAAAGAAGTCTATAAGTCAATAGGAAAAAATGCTTAATTACTAAATGAAATGGAAAAGTTGGGTTTGACTCAACTTTTCCACCCAACTTTTAGCTCGCGCTGGCAATAATGGTGCGGTGGCGAGGACTGTTGCGAGTAATAGTTGGCGTTGCGAAACCAGCATCTAACAAGGCTTGTTCAATATCCAAACTGAAATATTCATCTAACCAAGGTTCGGTACTTTTGAGCAATGTCAGAATATACGGCGGCATTTTGGCGTAGATTTCCGATTTAGGATTCATATCCATGATGGCTAAATGACCGTTTGGACGCAGCAGACGCCGCGCTTGGCGGAAAATTTGCCGCGTTGCTTCTTGCGGCAGTTCGTGGCACACCAGGAAGATAGATACTAAATCAAATGACGCTGAGGGTAAACCAGTTGATTCGGCGGCGGCATGAACCCAACGGATTTGAGCGTTACGCTGGTGGGAGTTGTAGTTTGCAACTGCCAGAAAATAGGGTGATAAGTCAAGACCAGTTATTTTTGCCTGGGGATAGGTATCCTGGAGGGCAAAGGTACTCATCCCCACGCTGCAACCGATATCCAAAATATTTTGTGGGTGGTTGGGAATATGGGCGAGGATATCGTGGTAACTTTGACGTAGTTTGGAATCTCCATCGGCACTTGCATTCCCCCAAATAGTGGCGTGGACGGTATAGGCGGCAACTTCCACTTCTAAGGCAGGTTCCCAACCGAGATTGCCGTTATCGTAGGCATGGAACGATCGCAGGTAGTAATCTGGGTAAGTTATGTTGGGGTTTTGTACCTGCGCTAAGTGGGTTTCCCAATCGTGCGATCGCAACTCCTCTACTTGCTTTGTCCAAGACACACCAATCTTCTCGGCTCGTTTCATCATCATTTGACGAGCTTGATGTTTGGCTAAGGCAGCTATCGGTTTGACAGCAAGCACTCCATTGATGAAGCGCGAAGCTAATCCAGTATCGGTATTATCTACAGTAGCAGTCATTTGATTAGTCATCAGTCATTTGTCATTAGTGATTTGTCTATAATACCAATGTCCGGTTGTAGACTTATCCTGTCAGTAGCGGCAATTGCTGAGCAATACCCACCCTCCAATTCTAATGACCAATGACTAATGACTAATACACCTCTCCAGAAATTAAAGGTGCGTTACCTGTAACCCTTGTAGAGACGTTGCATGCAACGTCTCTACATTATTTGAAAGGAGATGACCAATGACTATTTTGTTTTTGGTTTGAGTGCTAGCAACATTTCCACTTGACTCGTTGATGCGTCAGGCTGAGTAGCGGTGAGTCCGATACCGCGAATGGAATTGAGGATGGCGTTGGCGTCTGGCGGGAGGGGGCTATTTTGTGCAGCAGCGAGGTTACGATTTACCAAGGACATTGTTTTGTCCATATCGATGTAAAAGTAGCCTATATTTGGCTTCTGCAAAGAACCTGCGATCGCTTTAAAAGATTCGCTACCATCGAGAGAGTTAGAATTGGTTACCATTACATCGATAAGTGGACTACCAACTGCCACAAATACCGATTCATTATCCAGCCAACCATATCCTAATAATATTTCTTGACTGGGAAGTTTCCATTCTTTTACTGTTTTGCCTTGGACGTTTCTTTCTGCTACCGTGATGGAGTTAGTTTGCGCGATCGCATCTATTTTAGCTAATGTTGCTTCTGCGGTTTGGCGATCGCTTGTTTTCAACACCAAAGCACCACCAAAACCAAACTGAGCTAACAAACCTTGGTCAGATGAAATTGCTGCCAATGCAAATTCCCCATCCATCCAACCAAAAATATCTTTATCTAGGTCAAGATTGTAGCTAGTTCTGATTTGCTGTCTGTATTGGTCGAGTTGTTTTTGAAGTTCAGTATTTTTTTCTGATTCTGCTACTACAGCTGCCCAACCGCGACTGATACCTTGTCCGCTGATGAGTGCGATCGTCTCAAGCGGAAATTGCGCCACCACTTTTCCCGGAGTAGGTTTGTACTCTACTTTAATTAAAGACGGATCTACTTTTCCTATTGCTTTCATCCGCAAACCAGAATCATCAACTCCCAATCCCATTACCAAAGATTTTACCAGCTTTAGTTGCGCCAGAGATTGAGGCGGCAATGGTGGCGAATTAGGATTGCTGGCGATTAATTGTTGTATTACATTTCCGTATTCAGGTATGTAAATTTGCGCCAGAGTATTTTGTATATCTACACTCTTGGAAAGAAGGCTAACTGCATTTTCTTTCTTAGCAAATGAAGGTTGTCCTTTGAAAGTGTCTATTGCTTGTTCCACAGCTTTTCTTTCCGGTGCAAACACTAAATGGTCATTCAAAACAGCGCTGTATGTTTTACCGCTACTACCCGTTGTTTCCAATATTTTGACACCATTGTAGTCTGTCTCCTGACCTTTAATTTGCGACTTAATTTTATTAGAAAAATTCCAGGCACTTATTTTGTCTTTAATCCCAACTACCATCAAAAGGTTTTGCTTTCCCGGTATATTTGGGTCTGATGGCAGAACAGCAAACATCACACTACCAAGCCAAGGGTAAATATCTTTTGCATAATCAATTTTCGATTCCGCCGTCATCTGCTTGTTGAAGTCGTTTAGACCTTTGTTAATAGCAGATTGAGCTTCCGGAGTACCAAATTGCTGCAATTGCGCCCAAGCTTTAGGGTCTGTGGAAATCATGCCTGTCATCAATGCTTCATCCGGCACAACTTTAGCACTAGCCAAAGGACTTGTGGCATCGCTAAAAACACCTTTCAAGTAAAGATAGCCAAATACGCCACCTGCTACGATAACAGCAAGACCAATTGTAATTGGATTGAGAATACCCGGTTTTTTTTCAGACATTTTATTATCCTTAGATTTGATTAGTTTGTCATCAGTCATCAGTCATTTGTAAATAACCGATGACCGAATCTATATCTAAGGTATTAGCAGTTTCGCTGGCAAGCCATAAGTATTTATACGCAGAGATTCTGAAACTCTCACATCTTGTAGCATGACCCGCTTGGGGTTAAAAACCCTCACATCTCATAACCCGCTTGGGGTTCAAACCCCAAGCTCATAGCGAAAGTCCACTGAAGTGGACTGAAATTGTTTAGCAGTTCCATAACCCGCTTGGGGTTCAAACCCCAAGCTCATAGCGAAAGTCCACTGAAGTGGACTGATACGAAATCCGGTTATGACAGACCCCCTATAAATATTTACCAAATTCGCTTTGAGTAAAGGTTTCGGCGTTGATAGCAAGAGCTTTATTAAAGCCGATTTGGGATGAAATCGTTTACCAGTCCACTGAAGTGGACTTGAGCTATTAGCCTGGGGTTTGAACCCCAGGCGGGCTTTGAGCTTTAAGAGGTTTCCTGTATACAGCGGGAACCGCTGTTATGCGGTACAGTATGCGAAGGGGAAGGGCGAAGCATTCCGGTAATTCATCTTTGCTGATTACCAATAAATCATCTGCCGGAATGCTTCGCCCCTACCTAAAATGTACTTCATAACAGCGGGAACCGCTGTATATGGGTTACAGGCGTTTGGTTTGACAACCCACCCTACGTTTATGCTTGTTAAAATCGCAACAGCCTCAGCATCACCAGGGAAAACGCAGATGGCGAGAAATCGGTTAACAATCACCCACGAAAATGATACGATTCGCCTATCTTGGCAACGGGGACAAGAAAGCACCCGCTTCGCCGATGCTATCCCCTTCCAGCATCCCTTTGATGAGCAAGCGTTGACAGACTTACGCTGGTATCTGGAAGAATTTCTCAGATTTCCCTACGGTATTGAACCAGATAAAGCGAAAAAAATCGAGCAGAAGTTGCAGGAATGGGGAGAACAGCTATTTTCCCTAGTATTCCGCAGCAGCGAGAAAGCGCGGCAATTTTTTCAGGCGGCGACTTGGGACGGGTTGAATCAGTGCCAACTTAGCATAACTTCCGACGACCCAGCGGTGCTGAATTTGCCTTGGGAGTTGCTGTACTCGCCAGATGACCGAATATTTCTTGCACCCAAAATTGCCCAAATGTATCGCAGTCTCAGCGATTATAAGGTGCGGGGAGAAAAGGGGGAAATGCAGCAGGAAAAATTGAATATTTTGCTGGTAATTGCGCGTCCTCTGGGAGAAAAAGATATCGGTTTTCAAACAATTGCACGTCCAATGTTGGCAGCGCTCAAAGAAATTCGGCAGCAAGTTAATCTTAAAGTATTGCGTCCCCCCAGCTTTCAAGAATTTGAGCGGGAACTGAATAACAATAAAAGTTTTTATCACATCGTTCATTTTGACGGACATGGGAAATTTGACCCCACCAGTGTGGGATTTCAACACTCATTTGGAGGTGCAGGACAGGGTTTACTCGTATTTGAAAATCCCGATGGTTCGCCACAACATATTACTGCTGCCCAAATTGCCCAGAGTTTAACAGATTGCGGCGTGCCGATTTTCGTGTTGAATGCTTGCAAATCTGCCCAAGAGGGAAGCGAACCTTTTTCATCGGTGGCGACGCGCTTAGTGGCGGAAGGTGCGAAAGGTGTGGTGGCGATGGCTTATTCCGTTTACGCTGTCGGTGCGAAGCATTTCATCGGGCGCTTGTACGAAGAGTTGGTACTGGGGAAGAGTTTAGCCGAGGCGGTAGCGGCGGGACGTTTGGAAATGTTGAATCAACGCTTGCGCCCAAGTCCCAAAGGCGATTTGCCGTTGCAAGATTGGTTAGTTCCGGTGCTATATCAGCAGCAATCTTATCAGCCGTTTACACCAAAAGCTGCTCCTGTTAGCCGCGAAGAGAAACGAAAAGCCAGACAGGAAGCTCAAAGCCGTTCTCTAATGGATATACCAGCAAAGGTTGGTTATGAATTCATTGGTCGAGATTACGATATTTTGCGCTTAGAACGAGCCTTTCGCCAAAATCATGTAGTGTTGTTGCAAGGTATGGCGGGTGTTGGTAAAACCGAGTTAACTGGTGGTTTTGCCCGGTGGTTAGATGAAACTCAGGGACGTATCGGCGGCATTTTCTTTACATCTTTTGAGCAAGGCGCAGGCTTGAGTCTGATAGTAAATCAAATTGGTCGAGTGGTGTGGGGCGAGGATTTTTCTCAGGATTTACCGGAAGACCAACTAGATGATGTACTTGATTATTTGCAAAATAACCATTGTCTGTTGATTTGGGATAATTTTGAGCCTGTGGCAGGGTTTCCGACTGGAAATGAACCGCTTTTACCTGCGGATGAGCGAGATAATTTGCAGCGGTTTCTCAAAGAGTTGCGCGGTGGGAAATCCTGGGTGCTGATTACCAGTCGGCGCGAGGAACGTTGGCTGGATTGCGGTTATACGTTATTAAATCTGAAGGGATTGGATGAGAAGGATGCAGAAGAGTTTGCAGCTAAGGTGTTGCGAACTGTGGGAGTAGATAGGGCGAAATTGCCGCCAGAATATTTGGAATTGTTGAAATTGTTGGGGGGACATCCGCTATCGTTGCGGGTGGTGTTACCGCATTTGAAAACGCAAAGTCCGGTGCAGTTGATTAAAGATTTGCGGCAGGGAGGCGATAGGTTTTCTGGTGTGGAGGAGGAAGGGAGAGATGAGTCTCTGATTGTGTCGTTGGATTATTCGTTTGCGAGGTTGTCGGATAAATGCCGTCAGCATTTGCCGTTTTTGGGTTTGTTTAGTGAGCAAGTGAATGCTCATTGCATCAATATGCTCTCTAATCCAGTCCACACTTATTTCATGATTTCCTTCTCTGGAGAACCTCATAATGACTTTGGACAGGCATATCAGGCGGTTTTTGGGGAAGTCTTGCAAGAATCGGATTGGTTAAGGATTCTCAACGAAGCCGTAGAAGCAGGCATTTTAGAACATTTAGGTCAAACCCTGTATAAAATTCACCCTGCTCTGCCTTGGTATTTACGTCAAAGGCTGTCTGAGCGTTATCCTGAAATGGAGGTGAGCAACTTAGAAAAAAAGTTGCTAACTTCTTATGCAGTTTTAGCAGATATTTTCTGTCAAACACTAATTAGCGACGCTCAGATAGCAATCATGCTATTGTTATTTGAGGAACCCAACTTGCTACAAAATCTCCGACTGGCAGAACAATGCCAGGAATGGACTCATGCTATTGTAATTGTGCAAGCTTTAGGGGAAGTTTATAAGCGGCTTGGTCGCCTACTAGAATTTAAGTCAATGAAGCAACGGTTACTCACAAGAATTGGTAATCGTTTTGCAGATGTTAAACCAAAGGGTCAACGGGCTATTGATTTGTGGATTTATCTTCACGAAAATAATTTTACTACTAATAATATTGCAGAAATACCAGTTTCAATATATCAAGAAATTATAGATGCGCTTACAGAATTAGAGCATCCCTTAAAATCTACAAGAATTGCTCATTTATATTATGACATGGGTGGTGATGCAGAGCAAAAACGTGATTTTATTAAAGCTATTGACTATTATAACAAAGCTCTTGACATACTTAACGATGAAGGAGATACTTACAGAACTGCTTCTATTTATGCCCAATTGGGTATTGTCGCACAGAAACAAGGTGATTTTAATACAGCGATTACCTATTATCAAAAAGCTCTTGAAATTTTAATAGATTCAAAGGATTTCTACAGAGTTGCTAAAGTATACAATTATTTGGGCGTAGTGGCAACAGAAAAAAGAGATTTTGATATGGCAATTATTCATTGTAGTGAAGCTCTTGAACTTTTTAAAGGGGGAGGATATTTTTACGACGTTGCAACCACTTATACGCACTTAGGCGCAATTGCACTTGGAAAAGAAAAATTTCAAGATGCAAGTAACTATTATAAAGAAGCTATCAGGAATTTTGAAGATGTGGGCGAAACTGAATCTGCTGCTGTTTGTTATCATCAAATGGGTACTTTAGCATATTTAAAGCGAGATTTAGAACCAGCAAAACTCTATTATAAAAAGGCATTAGAAATTCGATTAAATAATAAAGATTTTTACAAGGCAGCCAATCAATATCACCAACTGGGTATGGTAGCAGAAGAAAAACAAGATTTTACCTCAGCAATTAGGTACTACAACCAGTCCCTACAGATTTGCGAAAATTTTGGAGATTTTAACAGTGCTGCTACTGATTATCACCAACTGGGTATAGTGGCACATAAAAAAGGGGATTTTTATACAGCCATTACTAATTACAAAAAAGCTTTTGAAATTTTTCAAGAATTGGAAGACTGGTATAAAGCTTGTTTTCCTTTGAGGGGATTGGCTAAGCTATTAGAAGAGAACAAGATTTTAATTGATGCTATGAAAATTTATATTAAAGCTTTGTCGATTGACATTGAATATGATAATAAAGAGTTGATTGATTTAGATATCTTGAATTTAGCCCGAATGCTCAAGCTGTTAGGCGAAAGCGAATTTCTGGCAATTTGGCGCGAGGTAACGGATGGGGAATGTGATGGAGATGTGCGGGCAGCAATTTGGTCAGCGCGGGATAATCTAGAAACAGAATGATAGGGGAAATATGGTGCAAGCTGACAAATTAAAGGGGCGAATTAATAATCTCATCTGCGAAACAGACAGCCTGCGAATTGATTCGCAGGCTAATAGCAGAAGTCCTCTGAAGAGGACTAAATAATGTGGAGAATTCAGTCCGTTTGAACGGACTTTCGCTATGAGCCTTGAAATTGATTTCAAGGCGGGTCTGATGGATGAGCGATTATCTGTGTTGGCGGATTAATCATCCCGGTGTGCGTATTAATCCCAGCTGCGAATCGAATCACCCCGGTGTGCGTATTAATCCCAGCTGCGAATCGAATCACCCCGGTGTGCGTATTAATCCCAGCTGCGAATCAATTCGCAGGCTAATAGCAGAAGTCCTCTGAAGAGGACTGAATAATGTGGAAAATTCAGTCCGTTTGAACGGACTTTTGCTATTAGCCTGGAAATTGATTTCCAGGCGGGCCTGATGGATGAGCCATGCTCTGTGTTTGTAAATAAATGTTTAATCATTAGTGACGCTTGCCCAAGATTACCAAAATAGTGTAAAATTATGCCAATGTAAATAAAACAGGTATTTTTATGGCTCTTTGGCGGCTTTATTATCACCTTGTTTGGGCAACAAAAGAACGTCAACCGCTAATCGATCCAAAAAGAGAGCCTGACCTTTATAATTATATTATTGGTAAAGCTGATTCACATCGTTGTATTGTTCATGCCATTGGCGGCATAGAAGACCATATTCATTTAGTAGTTTCTATTCCTCCGACTCTTTCAATTGTAGATTTTGTTAAACATATCAAAGGTAGCAGTTCTCATGAGATGAATCAGCTTTTACCGAGTTCGGGAGTAAAATTTGGTTGGCAACGTGGGTACGGGGTGTTTTCTCTTGGACGCAAGCAATTGGATGAGGCTGTAGCTTATGTGAAGAATCAGAAACAGCATCATTTAGAAGGAACAATTATTGCTGCGTTGGAACGAGAAACGGATGAAGATGATGGGGTAATAGGTTGCGATCGCATTATATATATAAATAAACCTGCTAAAATATATATTTGAGTCAGGTGCTCGGAGTTAAACTAGAAACAGCGTTGTAGGAGAATACCATGCAAGCATACAAAGTTAAGGGAAAAGTCGATGAGGCAGGTAACTTAGTGGTTACAGAACCTGTTAAAATTACCCCAGGAGATGTAGAGGTAATTGTTTGGCACGCAATTGAAACGGTTAATAATGCTACAAATGCAAAAAGTCAACCAGAAGCTGCCAGACCTAAAAGGCAAGTTGAATGCTCAATTCCAATCTTGAAAGAGTGGTTAGAAAACACCGATCCTGTTCCTCCTAATTTTGACCCCGATCGAGCTAAATGGGAATATTTGAAGGAGAAACATAACCTGTGAAAATTCTAATTGACACCAATATTATAGTGGATGTAGCCTTAGAACGCCAGCCATTTTACAGCGAAAGCGTGCAAGTTTTGTCACTTGTTCATCAGAAACGAGTTGAAGGCTACATTTCGGCATCAACTGTTAGCGATCTTTATTACATTATCCGTAAAGTCAAAGGTCGAGATCAAACTATTGATTTTTTAAGTAGGACTCTTACCTTTTGTCAAGTAGCTACAGTGGATCAATCTGTAATCTCAATGGCACTAACTGCCAACTTCAGGGATTTTGAAGATGCGATTCAATACAGCACTGCTAGGGTGAATCAATTGGATGCGATCGTAACTCGCAATACGGCAGATTTTCCTGTTTCTACTCCTCGAATTATGTCTCCGGCGCAGTTGATTCAGGAGTTAACGAATTACTCTTAATTTTGGCCTAACGACTAAAGTCGCGGCTACACAAACAAAGCCTGCCTACGCAGGCTTAAAAGAAAGGTAAACAGATGGGATTTGGTGTTACTCAGGATCGTCACTTTGAAAAAGAATTTCTAAATCGCGGTAACCACTCACCACCCGTGCGATTTCAATACCTCCTTCAATTGCACGATAAAATATTATGTAATCTTCCAGAGGAAAACTCCGCAACCCTGGCTCAAAATTATCCCGATTCCGCCCCATTTCGGCAAAATCTGCCAATAGCTTACACTGTTGTTTGATTCTTTCTTTGAGACTTCTGGCGGCCTGGGGATTGTTACTTGCGATCTAAGTGTTGATTTCCTTCAAGTCTAATCTAGCTGAAGGTGATAAAATGTATCTGCCCATTATTTTGCTTCCTGAATTTGCTGCATTTCTGTTTCAATTCGCTGGATGTCGTCTTCAAGTTCAGCAAACACTAGGTCACCGTCAATTCCCTCACCGCGATCGAGTTCTTCAATACCCACTCTGATTTTCGCTTTCAACCTATCCAAACGCGCCATCTGAGAACGTTCCCTCTCTTCTAAAAGCCTTAACGCTTCGTTAATTACCTCACTAGGTGACTGAAATTTGCCGCTTTTTACTTTCTCGTCAAGAAACTGTTCGAGTTCTGGACTCAGTGATACGTTCATCTCTATAAATTTCCTAAAAGCAACTACTAAAGTATCTTAGGTCAATTATACCTGGAATGGCTTAAATTGGTGTTATCATAATGTAAAAGTTATACCATTGGATTTGATAGAGAAATGGAAACTCAATTAACAACCGCCGAAATCAACGAAAAGCAGCAATTATTGCAAGGTTACGATCCAGCAGAGAAAGCATTGGCTACTCTGAAAGAACATGATGGCAAACCTCATGAAGCTTTTGATAAACTCTGGTCAGAAGTAAATCAAGAAGATATTTTTGGCGATAAAAAATCTCTCTGGGAAGTAACTTTAAAAGTTCTGCGACAAGAACTTTGCGGGAATGAAGGTTTTCGCGGCAAACTCAATGAATATATTAAAAAGCCAGAAGATGCTGCTTTGCTGACAGCGTTGATTATCTCGGTGGTACAGTTAACCACATTGCCGATAAATCCGGCGATCGCAACTATCATCATCCTCTACATCCTCAAAATCGGCATCGGCATTTTTTGCGAATACACCGAACCAGTCGCTGACGCTGACCCCACCGCTGCCAAAGACACGCTGCACAGCTAAACTGGAGTGGGGCTCAGTCGCTAAGTTACAAAAACGCTAACCTGGAAAATGTACCCGATCGCATTTTGTTAATCCCGCCATACCTCTCCTGTGTCACAGAGTCAATCCCACATGAAGTTACATTTTTATTTTGATTCCGAAAATAATCGCCATAAATCTTTTGAGTTACCCGGTTCCCGCCCCCATTACAATCCAGATAGACCGGGACAGGTAGAACATATCTTCCTAGACTTGGCGCTAGATATTCCCAACCGCACCTGCCAAGGAACTTGTAGCATCAGATTAGCGCCTGTGCGGAGTGCGATCGATCGTTTAACCTTGGATGCGGTAAACCTGAATATCCAGTCTGTGCAGGTGGACGGTTCGCCCCAGGATTTTGACTGTGACGAGGAACAACTGCACATCAAACTTGCCACACCGACGCAGGTAGGCAAGCAGATCGAGATTGCGATCGCTTATACTGCCCAAAAACCCCAGCGCGGCATTTACTTCATCGGGCCAGACAAGCACTACCCTCACAAACCCGTTCAAGTTTGGACTCAAGGCGAAGATGAAGATTCCCGCTTCTGGTTTCCCTGCTTCGACTATCCCGGACAGCTAGCAACTTCAGAAATTCGCGTGCGAGTTCCCAAACCGTTGATAGCTATCTCCAACGGCGAACTAATTCATACAGAAGATGTTGGCGAAGACAAAATTTATCACTGGTTGCAGAAAGAAGTTCATCCCACTTATCTGATGACTTTGGCAGTCGGAGATTTTGCCGAAATTCAAGATACTTGGAATAGCAAACCCGTAACTTATTATGTGGAAAAAGGTCGGGAAGAAGAAGCCCGCCTCACTATGGGCAAAACGCCCCGAATGATTGAGTTTTTCAGCGAAAAGTTTGGTTATCCTTATCCTTTTCCCAAATACGCACAAGTTTGCGTTGATGACTTCATTTTTGGGGGAATGGAGAACACCTCGACAACACTGCTGACAGACAGATGTTTGATAGATGAAAGGGCATCTTTGGATAATCGCGGTAGCGAAAGTTTAGTCGCCCACGAACTCGCCCACCAATGGTTTGGGGATTTAGTGGTGATCAAGCATTGGTCTCATGCTTGGATCAAAGAGGGGATGGCGACCTACTCTGAGGTGTTGTGGACGGAAAACGAGTATGGTTTGGAGGATGCAGCGTACTATCGGTTGAATGAGGCGCGTAACTATTTTATCGAAGATAGCAGTCGTTATCGTCGTCCGATCGTTACTCATGTCTACCGGGAAGCGATCGAACTTTATGACCGACATCTATATGAAAAAGGTGCTTGCGTCTACCACACAATCCGCGCCGAGTTGGGAGATGAGTTGTTTTTCCGGGCAATTCATACTTTTGTCCAAGACAACGCCCACAAAACTGTGGAAACTGTAGACTTGCTGCGGGCGATCGAAAAAACTACTGGTCGCAATTTGCTGTTTTTATTTGACCAGTATGTTTATCGCGGCGGACATCCAGACTACAAAGTTGCCTATTCCTGGGATGGCGATAGCAAGCTGGCTAAAGTGACAGTCACTCAAACTCAGGCAAAAGAAGGCAATAATGGCAGTGATAGCGAGTTGTTCGACTTGAAGATTCCGATTGCTTTCGGCTATACCCAAGAAAACAAATTTAAAGAGTTTAAAACTTTTACGGTAAGAGTACACGAACGGGAACAAACTTTTTACTTCCCGTTGGAAGAGAAGCCGCAGTTTGTCAGTTTTGATGTTGGTAATCACTATCTCAAAACTGTGTCTTTGGAGTATGCAGTTGCTGAACTGAAAGCGCAGTTGCAATTCGATCCTGACCCAATCTCGCGGATCTACGCGGCTGAGACTTTGGCGAAAAAAGGTGGGTTAGAGGCGGTAAAAGCGCTATCAGATGCACTGGAAAAAGATGCTTTCTGGGGTATTCGCGCAGAAGTTGCCAAACAGCTAGCTGAAGTGAAACTCGACCAAGCAGGTGAAGCCTTAGTTCATGGTTTGAACGATGAAAACCCTCTAGTCCGCCGCGCTGTGGTGGAAGCCTTAGCTAAAATTAAGACAGCCGAAAGTTATGACGCTGTGAAACATCTGCTGGAAAAAGGCGACGCCAGTTACTATGTGGAGTCGTCAGCAGCTCGTACAATTGGGGGAATGGTAGCATCACCCATCCTTAAAGATAAGGAAGATGAAGCGATCGCACTCCTTAGCCGTATACTGCGAGAAAAAGCTGGGTGGAATGAGGTAGTGCGGATTGGTGCGATCGCAGGTCTGTGTCAGTTAAAAACATCACCAGTAGCCCTCAACCTGATTTTGGAATACACTTACCCCGGCATCCCCCAAGCTTTGCGCCTAGCAGCAATTCGCGCTTTGGGTGCTGTTTCCACAGGTCAGACGCCGAACAACGTTGATTGGATTATCGAAC
Encoded here:
- a CDS encoding M1 family metallopeptidase; translated protein: MKLHFYFDSENNRHKSFELPGSRPHYNPDRPGQVEHIFLDLALDIPNRTCQGTCSIRLAPVRSAIDRLTLDAVNLNIQSVQVDGSPQDFDCDEEQLHIKLATPTQVGKQIEIAIAYTAQKPQRGIYFIGPDKHYPHKPVQVWTQGEDEDSRFWFPCFDYPGQLATSEIRVRVPKPLIAISNGELIHTEDVGEDKIYHWLQKEVHPTYLMTLAVGDFAEIQDTWNSKPVTYYVEKGREEEARLTMGKTPRMIEFFSEKFGYPYPFPKYAQVCVDDFIFGGMENTSTTLLTDRCLIDERASLDNRGSESLVAHELAHQWFGDLVVIKHWSHAWIKEGMATYSEVLWTENEYGLEDAAYYRLNEARNYFIEDSSRYRRPIVTHVYREAIELYDRHLYEKGACVYHTIRAELGDELFFRAIHTFVQDNAHKTVETVDLLRAIEKTTGRNLLFLFDQYVYRGGHPDYKVAYSWDGDSKLAKVTVTQTQAKEGNNGSDSELFDLKIPIAFGYTQENKFKEFKTFTVRVHEREQTFYFPLEEKPQFVSFDVGNHYLKTVSLEYAVAELKAQLQFDPDPISRIYAAETLAKKGGLEAVKALSDALEKDAFWGIRAEVAKQLAEVKLDQAGEALVHGLNDENPLVRRAVVEALAKIKTAESYDAVKHLLEKGDASYYVESSAARTIGGMVASPILKDKEDEAIALLSRILREKAGWNEVVRIGAIAGLCQLKTSPVALNLILEYTYPGIPQALRLAAIRALGAVSTGQTPNNVDWIIEQLQELSRETFFLTQVAVVTALGQMETAKAIPVLNSLGSTTPDGRVRRIAEEAVQKVQQVAGTDQSVKQLREELDQLKKSNQELMSRLESLEAKSKSS